In one Phyllostomus discolor isolate MPI-MPIP mPhyDis1 chromosome 8, mPhyDis1.pri.v3, whole genome shotgun sequence genomic region, the following are encoded:
- the STX10 gene encoding syntaxin-10 isoform X2: protein MSLEDPFFVVRGEVQKAVNTARGLYQRWCELLQEGAAVGHEELDWTTNELRNGLRSIEWDLEDLEETIGIVEANPGKFKLPAGDLQERKVFVERMREAVQEMKDHMVSPAAVAFMERHKREMLTGKPATQKSSSDLLDASMVSASSRYIEEQQATQQLIMDQQDQQLEMVSGSIQVLKHMSSRVGEELDEQGIMLDTFAHEMDHTQSRMDGVLRKMAKVSHMTSGVELSAPCPPPGGERGCRWIANSK, encoded by the exons ATGTCTCTCGAAGACCCATTTTTTGTAGTCCGAGG CGAGGTGCAAAAGGCGGTGAACACAGCCCGCGGGCTGTACCAGCGCTGGTGCGAGCTCCTGCAAGAGGGCGCCGCGGTCGGACACGAGGAGCTGGACTGGACAACCAATGAGCTTCGGAATGGCCTGCGCAGCATCGAGTGGGACCTCGAGGACCTGGAGGAGACCATCG GCATAGTGGAAGCCAACCCGGGCAAGTTCaagctcccagctggggacctgcagGAGAGAAAGGTATTCGTGGAGCGGATGCGGGAGGCAGTCCAG GAAATGAAGGACCATATGGTCAGCCCAGCGGCGGTAGCCTTCATGGAGAGACATAAGAGAGAG ATGCTGACAGGCAAACCAGCCACCCAGAAGTCATCCAGTGACCTGCTAGATGCCAGCATGGTCTCAGCCTCCTCTCGCTACATTGAGGAGCAGCAGGCCACGCAGCAG CTGATCATGGACCAACAGGACCAACAGCTGGAAATGGTGTCTGGGAGCATCCAGGTTCTGAAACACATGTCCAGCCGCGTTGGAGAGGAGCTGGATGAGCAGGGCAT CATGCTGGACACCTTTGCTCATGAAATGGACCACACCCAGTCACGAATGGATGGAGTCCTCAGGAAGATGGCCAAAGTATCCCACATGACAAGTG GTGTGGAACTTTCAGCCCCTTGCCCACccccaggaggagagaggggctgcaGATGGATCGCCAATAGCAAGTGA
- the NACC1 gene encoding nucleus accumbens-associated protein 1, whose protein sequence is MAQTLQMEIPNFGNSILECLNEQRLQGLYCDVSVVVKGHAFKAHRAVLAASSSYFRDLFNSSRSAVVELPAAVQPQSFQQILSFCYTGRLSMNMGDQFLLMYTAGFLQIQEIMEKGTEFFLKVSSPSCDSQGLHAEEAPSSEPQSPVAQTSSWTACSTPLPLVSRVKTEQQESDSVQCTPVAKRLWDSSQKEAGVGGSSGGNGSRKMARFSTLDLATNRPPQQALAAAAAATGGVVSGPSMSERTSPGTSSAYTSDSPGSYHNEEDEEEDAGEEGTDEQYRQICNMYTMYSMMNVGQSAEKVEALPEQVTPESRNRIRVRQDLASLPAELINQIGNRCHPKLYDEGDPSEKLELVTGTNVYITRAQLMNCHVSAGTRHKVLLRRLLASFFDRNTLANSCGTGIRSSTNDPRRKPLDSRVLHAVKYYCQNFAPNFKESEMNAIAADMCTNARRVVRKSWIPKGKPPEGDTYTTFIGDTGKLEPDMMGVEHSFETASHDGDAGPSAEALQ, encoded by the exons ATGGCCCAGACCCTGCAGATGGAGATCCCGAACTTCGGCAACAGCATTCTGGAGTGCCTGAATGAGCAGAGGCTTCAGGGCCTATACTGTGATGTGTCTGTGGTGGTCAAGGGCCATGCCTTCAAGGCCCACCGGGCTGTACTGGCTGCCAGCAGCTCCTACTTCCGGGACCTGTTCAACAGCAGCCGGAGCGCAGTGGTAGAGCTGCCAGCAGCTGTGCAGCCCCAGTCCTTCCAGCAGATCCTCAGCTTCTGCTACACAGGCCGGCTGAGCATGAACATGGGGGACCAGTTCCTGCTCATGTACACAGCTGGCTTCCTGCAGATCCAGGAGATCATGGAAAAGGGCACTGAGTTCTTCCTCAAGGTGAGCTCCCCAAGCTGTGACTCCCAGGGCCTACATGCTGAGGAGGCTCCATCTTCCGAGCCTCAGAGCCCCGTGGCTCAGACATCGAGCTGGACGGCCTGCAGTACCCCATTGCCCCTCGTGTCACGCGTCAAGACAGAGCAGCAGGAATCGGACTCCGTGCAGTGCACGCCTGTGGCCAAGCGGCTGTGGGACAGCAGCCAGAAGGAGGCTGGGGTTGGTGGCAGCAGTGGTGGCAATGGCAGCCGCAAGATGGCCAGGTTCTCCACATTGGACCTGGCCACCAATCGGCCGCCCCAGCAGgccctggcggcggcggcggcggcaacAGGGGGCGTGGTGAGTGGGCCCAGCATGTCTGAGCGGACCAGCCCAGGCACCTCAAGCGCCTATACCAGTGACAGCCCTGGCTCCTACCACAATgaggaggatgaagaggaagATGCAGGCGAGGAGGGCACAGATGAGCAGTACCGGCAGATCTGCAACATGTACACCATGTATAGCATGATGAATGTTGGCCAGAGCG CTGAGAAAGTGGAGGCCCTCCCTGAGCAGGTGACCCCTGAGTCCCGGAATCGCATCCGGGTACGGCAAGATTTGGCATCTCTCCCAGCTGAGCTAATTAACCAGATCGGTAATCGCTGCCACCCCAAGCTCTACGATGAGGGTGATCCCTCTGAGAAGCTAGAGCTGGTGACGG gCACCAACGTGTACATCACAAGGGCACAGCTCATGAACTGCCATGTCAGTGCAGGCACGCGGCACAAGGTCCTGCTGCGGCGCCTCCTGGCCTCCTTCTTTGACCG GAACACACTGGCCAACAGCTGTGGCACTGGCATCCGCTCTTCCACCAATGACCCCAGACGCAAACCGCTGGACAGTCGTGTTCTCCATGCTGTCAAGT ACTACTGCCAGAACTTTGCCCCGAACTTCAAGGAGAGTGAGATGAACGCCATCGCGGCTGACATGTGCACCAATGCCCGCCGAGTTGTGCGGAAGAGCTGGATTCCCAAGGGGAAGCCGCCGGAGGGTGACACCTACACCACCTTCATCGGTGACACGGGCAAGCTGGAGCCGGACATGATGGGCGTGGAGCACAGCTTTGAAACAGCCAGCCACGATGGCGACGCAGGCCCCTCAGCTGAGGCCCTCCAGTAA
- the STX10 gene encoding syntaxin-10 isoform X3 produces MSLEDPFFVVRGEVQKAVNTARGLYQRWCELLQEGAAVGHEELDWTTNELRNGLRSIEWDLEDLEETIGIVEANPGKFKLPAGDLQERKVFVERMREAVQEMKDHMVSPAAVAFMERHKREMLTGKPATQKSSSDLLDASMVSASSRYIEEQQATQQLIMDQQDQQLEMVSGSIQVLKHMSSRVGEELDEQACWTPLLMKWTTPSHEWMESSGRWPKYPT; encoded by the exons ATGTCTCTCGAAGACCCATTTTTTGTAGTCCGAGG CGAGGTGCAAAAGGCGGTGAACACAGCCCGCGGGCTGTACCAGCGCTGGTGCGAGCTCCTGCAAGAGGGCGCCGCGGTCGGACACGAGGAGCTGGACTGGACAACCAATGAGCTTCGGAATGGCCTGCGCAGCATCGAGTGGGACCTCGAGGACCTGGAGGAGACCATCG GCATAGTGGAAGCCAACCCGGGCAAGTTCaagctcccagctggggacctgcagGAGAGAAAGGTATTCGTGGAGCGGATGCGGGAGGCAGTCCAG GAAATGAAGGACCATATGGTCAGCCCAGCGGCGGTAGCCTTCATGGAGAGACATAAGAGAGAG ATGCTGACAGGCAAACCAGCCACCCAGAAGTCATCCAGTGACCTGCTAGATGCCAGCATGGTCTCAGCCTCCTCTCGCTACATTGAGGAGCAGCAGGCCACGCAGCAG CTGATCATGGACCAACAGGACCAACAGCTGGAAATGGTGTCTGGGAGCATCCAGGTTCTGAAACACATGTCCAGCCGCGTTGGAGAGGAGCTGGATGAGCAGG CATGCTGGACACCTTTGCTCATGAAATGGACCACACCCAGTCACGAATGGATGGAGTCCTCAGGAAGATGGCCAAAGTATCCCACATGA
- the STX10 gene encoding syntaxin-10 isoform X1 yields the protein MSLEDPFFVVRGEVQKAVNTARGLYQRWCELLQEGAAVGHEELDWTTNELRNGLRSIEWDLEDLEETIGIVEANPGKFKLPAGDLQERKVFVERMREAVQEMKDHMVSPAAVAFMERHKREMLTGKPATQKSSSDLLDASMVSASSRYIEEQQATQQLIMDQQDQQLEMVSGSIQVLKHMSSRVGEELDEQGIMLDTFAHEMDHTQSRMDGVLRKMAKVSHMTSDRRQWCAILVLLGVLLLVLILLFSL from the exons ATGTCTCTCGAAGACCCATTTTTTGTAGTCCGAGG CGAGGTGCAAAAGGCGGTGAACACAGCCCGCGGGCTGTACCAGCGCTGGTGCGAGCTCCTGCAAGAGGGCGCCGCGGTCGGACACGAGGAGCTGGACTGGACAACCAATGAGCTTCGGAATGGCCTGCGCAGCATCGAGTGGGACCTCGAGGACCTGGAGGAGACCATCG GCATAGTGGAAGCCAACCCGGGCAAGTTCaagctcccagctggggacctgcagGAGAGAAAGGTATTCGTGGAGCGGATGCGGGAGGCAGTCCAG GAAATGAAGGACCATATGGTCAGCCCAGCGGCGGTAGCCTTCATGGAGAGACATAAGAGAGAG ATGCTGACAGGCAAACCAGCCACCCAGAAGTCATCCAGTGACCTGCTAGATGCCAGCATGGTCTCAGCCTCCTCTCGCTACATTGAGGAGCAGCAGGCCACGCAGCAG CTGATCATGGACCAACAGGACCAACAGCTGGAAATGGTGTCTGGGAGCATCCAGGTTCTGAAACACATGTCCAGCCGCGTTGGAGAGGAGCTGGATGAGCAGGGCAT CATGCTGGACACCTTTGCTCATGAAATGGACCACACCCAGTCACGAATGGATGGAGTCCTCAGGAAGATGGCCAAAGTATCCCACATGACAAGTG ACCGCCGACAGTGGTGTGCAATTTTGGTGCTGTTGGGAGTGCTTCTCCTGGTTCTCatcctgctcttctctctctga